The following coding sequences are from one Gadus morhua chromosome 10, gadMor3.0, whole genome shotgun sequence window:
- the insb gene encoding preproinsulin b produces MARVPWAILLLLVVTHPWVAPISTRHLCGSHLVDALYFVCGDRGFFYNPRRVIKKRDLQPLLGFLIERAWLEKRPGKGPSGGHPTTKVKRGIVEQCCHRPCSFHHLEGYCD; encoded by the exons ATGGCCAGGGTACCATGGGCTATACTGCTACTGCTGGTCGTGACCCACCCCTGGGTGGCCCCAATCTCCACCAGACACCTTTGTGGGTCCCACCTAGTAGATGCGCTCTACTTTGTATGTGGCGATAGGGGCTTTTTCTACAACCCAAGACGAGTGATCAAAAAACGGGATTTGCAGCCCCTGCTTG GTTTCCTGATTGAAAGGGCGTGGCTGGAGAAGAGGCCTGGGAAGGGCCCGTCAGGGGGTCACCCGACGACCAAGGTGAAGAGGGGCATCGTGGAGCAGTGCTGCCACAGACCCTGCAGCTTTCACCACCTGGAGGGGTACTGCGACTGA
- the hmmr gene encoding hyaluronan mediated motility receptor — MSFSRAPLKRFNENIGCAPAPGTYNPKDEGHKGPASFQKSQRFTTVKPVWTTPIPPPCPDVPMTPVRRTMSVDGLVGSSVKKEKPGISLELKRHKLLEKEIRSLVTQRGEQDKRLLALEEELKRLEAKLLSAVRERTGLTASGTTLERQLAELKKANEFLKNKVSADTTKKRINSLTMELIDARNNLDLKTKEISMLQVNTASQVKVLEKDLQAAKATVKTLRERNQDLEDLQQETKAQNEELSSETEKLHAVIQELKEEIKVLQTYLDTANDQVQDLRLKIREKTALEHTASESQRNSAGQLEQDLKISQEALRQREEESKNYQEELLASLQSLQDAEQRLESRGAELSASRAELRDIERQMERANEEAGECRGLVRQQEAELARLREVLRSTEKELDERMVHLAGRCLSYEEERGKMQEEGMRKVEQLKAELSTLQEVRREEERKGMALQQVHTTLSEELEKEKSLVDSLSLLLEHEREEAEVQRAQMKEEMEVVLGELALIEGQESRMQEEMDQSLQRLQQENHHLVQQLSQASASLDRKSTEAALLEETHLTAMARLREEQTDYLSNLGGIATELESTKQALSGVEDRVRQLEAEEERVAQHLKEELKRVIQQKEEEMETVMRTVEEQRERLLAAQQAEGTAREERVQMLCEVKTQLAQKDEKMKEMEGSHVLLLAQLQEEVSVQKREKEQALVQLEEQEGLKSSQLQREKEEAHALQAKTWQERDEAVEELQQTREENAAMQTALRELQELTEAEKNKGLQSRSEQLGLHIRLEKLEEERSRLLSRVEDLARDGSALREKLTSAGQDGEQLQARLESCRRESVSLQRAVESGEEEKAALRRELEVEQRDGRALQEQVELLAQEKVALQWETAAQNQELQRQLAEAREKSSLSSEAERWKKQYEDLYSNVKPFREQLNSFAAQRDLLLNENGANQDELNRLADAYAQLLGHQNQKQKIKHVIKLKEENITLKQEASKLRSIVSRQKSDLDHLRLKQPGAKQRRFDPSKAFQHDGSKENLQPDAPAHGLREGNFHL, encoded by the exons ATCCGCTCTCTGGTGACGCAGCGCGGTGAGCAGGACAAGCGTCTCCTGGCCCTGGAGGAAGAGCTAAAGAGGCTGGAGGCCAAGCTTCTGTCGGCTGTCCGGGAGAGGACTGGCCTGACAGCCAGTGGCACAACCCTGGAGCGCCAGCTCGCCGAGCTCAAGAAGGCCAACGAGTTCCTGAAGAACAAG GTTTCTGCTGACACCACGAAGAAGAGAATTAACTCGCTCACCATGGAACTGATTGACGCCAGGAATAATTTGGATCTTAAAACCAAG GAGATAAGCATGCTACAAGTTAACACTGCTAGTCAGGTGAAAGTTCTGGAAAAGGATCTTCAAGCTGCAAAGGCTACGGTTAAGACCCTCAGAGAAAGGAACCAAGACCTTG AGGACCTCCAGCAGGAAACTAAAGCACAGAATGAGGAGCTTTCATCAGAGACTGAGAAGTTACATG CTGTGATTCAAGAGCTGAAGGAAGAAATCAAGGTTTTGCAGACATACCTGGATACAGCCAATGACCAAGTCCAG gATCTGCGCCTGAAGATTCGTGAGAAGACGGCGCTGGAGCATACTGCCTCCGAATCCCAGAGGAACTCTGCAGG GCAACTGGAGCAAGACCTGAAAATCTCCCAGGAGGCCCTGAGGcaaagggaggaggagtccAAAAATTACCAGGAAGAGCTTCTGGCGTCCCTGCAGTCCTTGCAGGACGCGGAGCAGAGGTTGGAGAGCCGCGGGGCGGAGCTGAGCGCCTCTCGGGCGGAGCTGAGGGACATTGAGCGGCAGATGGAGCGTGCCAACGAGGAGGCGGGGGAGTGCCGGGGCCTGGTGCGTCAGCAGGAGGCGGAGCTAGCCAGGCTTCGGGAGGTGCTGAGGAGCACCGAGAAGGAGCTGGATGAGAGGATGGTCCACCTGGCGGGGAGGTGTCTGTCTtacgaggaggagagag gCAAGATGCAGGAAGAGGGGATGAGGAAGGTGGAGCAACTGAAGGCCGAGCTGTCAACCCTGCAGGAggtcaggagagaggaggagaggaaggggatggCGCTCCAGCAGGTGCACACCACCCTCAGTGAGGAGCTCGAGAAGGAAAAG TCGCTCGTGGACTCCCTGTCCCTGCTGCTGGAGCacgagagggaggaggcggaggtgcagcGGGCGCagatgaaggaggagatggaggtggtgctgggggagTTGGCTCTCATTGAGGGGCAGGAGTCTCGGATgcaggaggagatggaccaGTCCCTCCAGCGCCTGCAGCAGGAGAACCATCACCTGGTGCAGCAGCTGAGCCAGGCCAGTGCATCGTTGGACAG GAAGAGCACTGAGGCTGCGTTGCTGGAGGAGACTCACCTGACCGCCATGGCCAGACTCCGAGAGGAGCAGACGGACTATCTGAGCAACCTGGGTGGCATCGCTACAGAGCTGGAAAG CACAAAACAAGCCCTGAGCGGAGTGGAAGACAGAGTGAGGCAGCTGGAGGCCGAGGAGGAGCGAGTGGCTCAGCATCTCAAAGAGGAGCTGAAGCGAGTCATTCagcagaaagaggaggagatggagacagTCATGCGGACTGTGgaagagcagagggagagactcCTCGCTGCCCAGCAGGCTGAGGGGACGGCTAGGGAAGAGCGTGTACA AATGCTTTGCGAGGTGAAGACCCAACTTGCCCAGAAGGATGAGAAGatgaaggagatggagggaagCCATGTGCTGCTGCTTGCTCAGCTCCAGGAGGAGGTCTCGGTCCAGAagcgggagaaggagcaggCGCTGGTGCAGCTTGAGGAACAGGAAGGTCTCAAGAGCTCCCAGCTGcagcgggagaaggaggaggcccACGCACTACAGGCCAAGACCTGGCAGGAACGGGACGAGGCGGTGGAGGAACTCCAGCAGACAAGGGAGGAGAACGCGGCGATGCAGACGGCCCTACGGGAACTGCAAGAGCTCACGGAGGCGGAGAAGAACAAGGGTCTACAGAGCAGGTCCGAGCAGCTCGGGCTTCACATCCGTctggagaagctggaggaggaaaggagccGTCTTCTCTCTCGCGTGGAAGATCTGGCAAGGGACGGCTCGGCCCTCCGGGAAAAACTGACGAGCGCCGGGCAGGACGGTGAACAGCTGCAGGCGCGACTGGAGAGCTGCCGCCGGGAGAGCGTGTCCCTGCAGAGGGCCGTGgagagcggggaggaggagaaggccgcACTGCGGAGGGAGCTGGAGGTAGAGCAGCGGGACGGGAGGGCGCTGCAGGAGCAGGTGGAGCTCTTGGCTCAGGAGAAGGTCGCTCTCCAGTGGGAGACGGCGGCGCAGAACCAGGAGCTCCAGAGACAACTCGCTGAGGCGCGGGAGAAGAG TTCTTTGAGTTCAGAAGCGGAGCGCTGGAAGAAACAGTATGAGGACCTGTATTCGAACGTCAAGCCCTTCCGG GAGCAACTGAACAGTTTTGCGGCACAGCGAGACTTACTGCTGAATGAGAACGGGGCGAACCAGGACGAGCTGAACCGACTGGCTGACGCTTACGCACAGCTGCTGGGTCACCAGAACCAGAAACAGAAGATCAAGCATGTGATCAAACTCAAGGAAGAAAACATTACCCTCAAACAG GAGGCGTCTAAGCTGCGCTCCATCGTAAGCCGCCAGAAGAGTGATTTGGATCACCTACGCTTGAAGCAGCCAGGAGCTAAGCAGCGCAGGTTTGATCCCAGCAAAGCCTTCCAACATGACGGCAGCAAGGAGAACCTGCAGCCTGACGCACCTGCTCATGGCCTTAGGGAGG gaaacTTTCATTTGTAG